A stretch of DNA from Allomeiothermus silvanus DSM 9946:
GGGATGGGCATCCAGGTCTTCTTGCCCCAGGGGACCTACTTCCTGACCGCCAAATTCCCGGGCATCGAGGCGGAAACCCTGGTGCGCGAAGCCAGGGTGGCAATCATCCCTGGCGCCGCTTTTTACGCAGACCATCCAGCGCCCGAAGGGCTCTTCCGGCTAGCCTTTTGCAAGAAGCCCGACGAAATCGAGCTGGCTTTAGAACGACTCGAGAGGTATATATCGGTAAAACGGTAAGCCGAACCATGGCTCGTAAAAACCAGGGGTTGGTGTGTATGTTAGTGAATTTTATCACGATAAATCATGTTTGTGAAGATTGTACCTATTATTTGTCCAGGCAAGCAGCAGACTGACGTTCACCACTACCCAGGGCCATAAAGCCTTCAAGAAAAACCGGCGCGGCGGATTGCCCGTGCCGCGCCGGGAGGCCGTTTCTCACTGGACCTTGACGGCGATCCTGCGGGCTTTGGCCTCGGGAGTCTTGGGCATGGAAATCCGCAACAGGCCGTTGTGCACCGTAGCCTGCACCTTGTCCACTTCTACCCCGGCGGGCAGGGTCAGGGTGCGGCTGAAGGCCCCGCGCGGAATGCCCTGGAGCCAGTAGCGCCGCTCTTCAGAGGCGGCTGGGTTGTAGTTACCCCGAATGGTGAGCTGACGGCCCTCGAGGCTGATGTCCAGGTCATCTTTGCTGATGCCAGGAACCGCCATCTCGAGCACCACCTCTTCCCCGGTCTCGTAGAGGTCTACCGGGTAACTCTCAGCCCAGCGCCCGAAGGAGGAAGCCACCTCGCTCCACAGCCGATCGAATTCGTTGAAAAGATCGCTGAAGCCGCCAAGGTTGGCCAGATTCCAGCTCCTGTAAGGCACCGGTTGACCATTGGTCCTGCGGATGATGTCCAACATAGCCGACACCTCCTTTCGTCCGGTTGGTAGATAGTTTTGAGGGGGTCGAAGTGGGCAGAGTCTTTCGACCCCGCAATTTGCATTATATAAAACCTGAGCGCAGTTTTGTCAATATTGTGTAATCGGTCAACACATTTGAGACTCTTTGAGGAACCGACTCCTCTTGCATCTTAGCCAAAAACTCCAGCGGAGCAAGACCCCCCAGGGCCATGTGAGGCCTTCGGCGGTTGTAGTAGTCCAGGTAGGTATCCAGCTCTGCCTGCAGCTCGCTGAGCGGGGTGGGCAAAGGCCGGGTGTAGAACTCCTCCTTGAAGGTCCGCTGCATCCGCTCCACGTGACCATTGAGTTTAGGACTCCTCGGCGGTAGCACAAACAAGGCAATCCCCAGAGCACAGCAGGCCTCCTCAAACTCGGCCATGAACTCGCTGCCCCCATCCACCTGGATGGCCCGGATGGGAAAAGGGGCCCTGGCCAGAAGCAAGGACAAGAACCCCTCAGAAAGCTTAGCCGTGGCCCGGCTGTGCACCTCCGCCAGGACAAACCGGCTATGGAGGTCAATCGCCGAGAAGTGCTTGACCATGCTTCCCGGTCCTAAGGTCAGGGTGAGGGTGTCCACCTGGACCAGGTCCCCAGGAGCCCTGGCCTCGTATCCTCGGGGCTTCCTTTTGGCGTAGGGCCGGTTTACCCTTCGCTTTAGCTTCCCTCTTTGAGTCCGGGCCAGGTAGCCGGCCACGCTCTCGATACGTCGGTGCTTCTCCAGGTAGGCCAGGATGCGCCCCACCGTGCGTTCGCTCATCTGGAAACCCTCCTTGCGGAGGGTAAGCCAGATGGACCAGCGTCCCCAGGTGGGGTTTTCCTTGCGGAGAGTTTCTATTCTAATGAGCAGCCCTGGGGTCCAGTGGACCTTTGTGCGCAGGTGCTTAGGGCGGCGGGAGCGGGGTTTGAGTCCAGCCAGGCCCTTTTCTTTTAGGGCTTTTTGCCAGCGGTGGTAGGTGGCCCGGCTGATCCCGACCAGGTCCTGGATCTCCTTCCAGCTCTTTTTACTTTCACGCAGGGCTTTGACCAGTCGGAGCTTGCGCAGACGTTCCTGGACCTCTGGGTCGCTTGCGTTGGCCTCGGCCAGCCTCTGTGCTTGTCTAGCGCCTCTCCATATCTCTCGGCCAACGGTGGTAAACTGCACCTGGGGAACCTCCTTTCCTGGTCGGTTCCCCTCTTTTTATCCCAGCTTAGAGTCTCACATGTGTTTGTCCGGGTTCAGGATGCTGGCCGGGTAGAGGC
This window harbors:
- a CDS encoding integrase core domain-containing protein — its product is MQFTTVGREIWRGARQAQRLAEANASDPEVQERLRKLRLVKALRESKKSWKEIQDLVGISRATYHRWQKALKEKGLAGLKPRSRRPKHLRTKVHWTPGLLIRIETLRKENPTWGRWSIWLTLRKEGFQMSERTVGRILAYLEKHRRIESVAGYLARTQRGKLKRRVNRPYAKRKPRGYEARAPGDLVQVDTLTLTLGPGSMVKHFSAIDLHSRFVLAEVHSRATAKLSEGFLSLLLARAPFPIRAIQVDGGSEFMAEFEEACCALGIALFVLPPRSPKLNGHVERMQRTFKEEFYTRPLPTPLSELQAELDTYLDYYNRRRPHMALGGLAPLEFLAKMQEESVPQRVSNVLTDYTILTKLRSGFI
- a CDS encoding Hsp20/alpha crystallin family protein, translated to MLDIIRRTNGQPVPYRSWNLANLGGFSDLFNEFDRLWSEVASSFGRWAESYPVDLYETGEEVVLEMAVPGISKDDLDISLEGRQLTIRGNYNPAASEERRYWLQGIPRGAFSRTLTLPAGVEVDKVQATVHNGLLRISMPKTPEAKARRIAVKVQ